The Desmonostoc muscorum LEGE 12446 genome includes a region encoding these proteins:
- a CDS encoding DUF1350 family protein yields MDWKEIRGNWVVIPRNPIGIIHFLGGAFVATAPHLTYGWLLEQMASKGYVVIATPFVNTLDHTAIAKSVLLNFDRTLERLHDSGVLRKLYFPIYGVGHSMGCKLHLLIGSLFQVERAGNILISFNNYAAKEAIPLVEQFNSTLKIEFTPSPLETNRLVLERYNIRRNLLIKFSNDTIDQSAALTKILEQRFGEMVTAQTLTGTHTTPLGQDIKWQTGTSFTPFDALGQWFKQEAYRDLNQLKSAILLWLNPLAAP; encoded by the coding sequence ATGGACTGGAAAGAAATTAGAGGTAACTGGGTAGTCATTCCCCGAAATCCCATAGGTATCATCCATTTCTTGGGAGGTGCTTTCGTTGCCACTGCACCCCACCTGACTTATGGCTGGCTACTTGAACAAATGGCAAGTAAAGGTTACGTTGTAATTGCTACACCTTTCGTAAATACTTTGGATCATACTGCGATCGCCAAATCCGTGCTGCTCAACTTTGACCGCACCCTCGAACGCTTACATGACTCTGGGGTATTACGCAAGCTTTATTTCCCCATTTATGGCGTTGGACACAGTATGGGCTGTAAACTTCATTTATTAATTGGTAGCCTTTTTCAAGTAGAACGCGCAGGTAATATTTTAATATCCTTCAACAACTACGCCGCTAAAGAAGCTATTCCCCTAGTAGAACAATTCAATTCAACTTTGAAAATCGAGTTTACTCCCTCACCATTGGAAACCAACAGACTTGTCCTAGAACGATACAATATTCGGCGCAATTTATTAATAAAATTTAGCAATGACACCATTGACCAATCGGCAGCTTTAACCAAAATCTTGGAACAACGCTTTGGTGAGATGGTGACAGCACAAACGTTAACAGGAACTCACACAACACCTCTAGGTCAAGACATCAAATGGCAAACTGGAACATCTTTCACTCCCTTTGATGCCTTAGGACAATGGTTCAAGCAAGAAGCATACCGCGACTTGAATCAGCTAAAAAGCGCCATTCTCTTGTGGCTAAATCCGCTTGCAGCTCCATAA